Proteins from a genomic interval of Rhodothermus marinus:
- a CDS encoding class I SAM-dependent methyltransferase: MTHLPSWRKNLQRHSGFWRDGYWYDLHLERRMPLALEMIDEMVLALPPLREGTRVCDLACGTGNAAAAVVSAYPLVHLTLIDQDPDLLAIAYDKVADYCPDAVTIQATIVPDGEPLPGGPYDVVLASLALHVLVGHDSERSDPAEVETRYELLLQGIRDTLTPGGHLIIGDHVGVLPLYRHLKALERTGFVDVDCAWRVDDFFVIGGRVPDTP; this comes from the coding sequence ATGACCCACCTCCCGAGCTGGCGGAAGAACCTGCAGCGGCACAGCGGCTTCTGGCGCGACGGTTACTGGTACGATCTGCACCTGGAGCGCCGCATGCCGCTGGCCCTGGAGATGATCGACGAAATGGTGCTGGCGCTGCCACCTTTGCGCGAGGGCACGCGCGTGTGCGACCTGGCCTGCGGCACCGGCAACGCCGCCGCGGCCGTTGTCTCGGCCTACCCGCTCGTGCATCTGACCCTGATCGACCAGGACCCCGACCTGCTGGCCATCGCCTACGACAAGGTGGCCGACTACTGCCCGGATGCGGTCACAATTCAGGCCACGATCGTACCCGACGGCGAGCCGTTGCCCGGCGGCCCCTACGACGTCGTGCTCGCCTCGCTGGCCCTGCACGTGCTGGTAGGGCACGACTCGGAGCGCAGCGATCCGGCCGAGGTCGAAACCCGCTACGAACTGCTCCTGCAGGGCATCCGGGATACGCTCACGCCCGGCGGTCATCTGATCATCGGCGACCACGTAGGCGTGCTGCCCCTGTACCGCCACCTGAAGGCGCTCGAACGCACCGGGTTCGTCGATGTGGACTGCGCCTGGCGCGTGGACGACTTCTTCGTGATCGGCGGCCGCGTGCCCGACACGCCTTAA
- a CDS encoding ATP-dependent helicase gives MRTFLLQSDPNAENETPEPLPEAAARILEGLNPVQRQAVQVTEGPVLIIAGPGSGKTRTLTHRIAYLIATGRARPHQILALTFTNKAAREMMERIERLVGPEAARHIWMGTFHAIFARILRREGHRIGYTPDFSIYDTDDAERLLRELMARYHIDPRQYSPRTIRHLISSAKNQMIGPEEYARLVASPVQEKAAKLYGPYQEALRRANALDFDDLLLKPIELFEQHPDVLQRYQERWRYLHIDEYQDTNRAQYVLARKLAEAHRNLCVVGDDAQSIYAFRGADIGNILSFQRDYPDATTIRLEQNYRSTRRILKLAEAIIRHNRDQLEKRLWTENPEGDPIVLIEALSERDEAQKVEQRIRDLHVRYGYAFRDFAVLYRTNAQSRSLEEALRRGGIPYRVVGGLSFYQRKEIKDVLAYLRLLVNPHDAASLQRVINYPARGIGQRTVEALMDYARQHGLSLWQAIERVEEVGLPTRAQKAVQEFHFLIARHAAKMDAMPVDELARSLLQESGLFEELRREGTPEALARWENVQELLNAIAEYVATAGEQATLSGFLQEVALLTDLDEMPEDNRVTLMTLHASKGLEFPVVFITGLEEGLFPLAQATQDRKDLEEERRLFYVGVTRAQRHLFLCYARSRYRYGEQQPSVRSRFLEELDTDVIVTEAGLPFRRGEVLDRHPRSERYVEMDPHYYRRPLQQRSSSAAARRVVYDEGAGEIVPGARVEHAIFGEGKVLALEGQGDQARAIVFFPEVGQKKLVLKFARLRRID, from the coding sequence ATGCGTACGTTTCTGCTCCAATCCGACCCGAATGCTGAGAACGAGACGCCCGAGCCGTTGCCGGAAGCCGCCGCGCGCATTCTGGAGGGACTCAATCCCGTGCAGCGGCAGGCCGTGCAGGTGACCGAAGGGCCGGTGCTGATCATTGCCGGACCGGGTTCGGGCAAGACGCGCACGCTCACGCATCGGATCGCCTATCTGATTGCCACCGGACGGGCCCGACCGCACCAGATTCTGGCCTTGACCTTCACGAACAAGGCGGCCCGCGAGATGATGGAGCGCATTGAGCGCCTGGTGGGCCCCGAGGCCGCCCGGCACATCTGGATGGGGACCTTCCACGCGATCTTCGCCCGCATCCTGCGCCGCGAAGGGCACCGCATCGGCTACACGCCGGACTTCAGCATCTACGACACGGACGACGCGGAGCGACTGCTGCGCGAGCTGATGGCGCGTTACCACATCGATCCGCGCCAGTACAGCCCGCGCACGATCCGTCATCTGATCTCCAGCGCCAAAAACCAGATGATCGGGCCGGAGGAATACGCCCGTCTGGTGGCTTCGCCCGTGCAGGAAAAGGCGGCAAAGCTCTACGGCCCCTACCAGGAGGCGCTGCGCCGGGCCAACGCGCTGGATTTCGACGACCTGTTGCTCAAGCCCATCGAACTGTTCGAGCAGCATCCCGACGTGCTGCAGCGCTACCAGGAGCGCTGGCGCTATTTGCACATCGACGAGTACCAGGACACGAACCGGGCGCAGTACGTGCTGGCGCGCAAGCTGGCCGAGGCGCACCGTAACCTGTGCGTGGTGGGCGACGACGCCCAGTCGATCTATGCCTTCCGGGGGGCCGACATCGGCAACATCCTGTCGTTTCAGCGAGACTATCCCGACGCAACCACGATCCGGCTGGAGCAGAACTACCGCTCCACGCGCCGCATCCTGAAACTGGCCGAGGCGATCATCCGGCACAACCGGGATCAGCTCGAAAAGCGGCTCTGGACCGAAAACCCGGAGGGCGATCCGATCGTGCTGATCGAGGCGCTTTCGGAGCGCGACGAAGCCCAGAAGGTGGAGCAGCGCATCCGGGACCTGCACGTGCGCTACGGCTATGCCTTTCGCGATTTTGCCGTGCTCTACCGCACGAACGCCCAGAGCCGTTCGCTCGAAGAAGCGCTCCGGCGCGGCGGCATTCCCTATCGCGTGGTGGGCGGGCTGTCGTTCTACCAGCGCAAGGAAATCAAAGACGTGCTGGCCTACCTGCGCCTGCTCGTGAACCCGCACGATGCGGCCAGTCTCCAGCGCGTGATCAACTACCCGGCGCGCGGGATCGGTCAGCGTACGGTCGAGGCGTTGATGGACTATGCCCGCCAGCACGGTCTGAGCCTGTGGCAGGCCATCGAGCGCGTGGAGGAGGTTGGGCTCCCGACGCGCGCGCAGAAGGCCGTGCAGGAGTTTCACTTCCTGATCGCCCGCCATGCGGCCAAGATGGACGCCATGCCGGTGGACGAACTGGCCCGCTCGCTGCTGCAGGAAAGCGGTCTGTTTGAGGAGTTGCGGCGCGAGGGTACGCCGGAGGCCCTGGCGCGCTGGGAGAACGTGCAGGAGCTGCTGAACGCCATCGCCGAGTACGTGGCCACGGCCGGCGAGCAGGCCACGCTGAGCGGCTTCCTGCAGGAAGTGGCGCTGCTGACCGATCTGGACGAAATGCCCGAAGACAACCGCGTCACGCTCATGACGCTGCACGCCTCGAAAGGGCTGGAATTTCCCGTGGTGTTCATCACCGGTCTGGAGGAGGGGCTTTTCCCGCTGGCGCAGGCCACGCAGGACCGCAAGGACCTGGAGGAAGAGCGGCGGCTGTTTTACGTGGGCGTGACGCGGGCGCAGCGGCACCTGTTTCTCTGCTATGCCCGCAGCCGCTATCGCTACGGCGAGCAGCAGCCCAGCGTCCGTAGCCGCTTTCTGGAAGAACTCGATACGGACGTGATCGTGACCGAGGCCGGGCTTCCCTTCCGCCGCGGCGAAGTGCTGGACCGTCACCCCCGGAGCGAGCGGTACGTGGAGATGGACCCGCACTACTACCGCCGGCCGTTGCAGCAGCGAAGCAGCTCCGCCGCAGCGCGGCGCGTGGTATACGACGAAGGGGCCGGCGAGATCGTGCCCGGTGCCCGCGTGGAGCATGCGATCTTCGGCGAGGGCAAGGTGCTGGCGCTGGAGGGACAGGGCGATCAGGCCCGGGCCATCGTCTTCTTCCCTGAAGTGGGCCAGAAGAAGCTCGTGCTCAAATTTGCCCGCCTCCGCCGCATCGATTGA
- a CDS encoding tyrosine-type recombinase/integrase, translating into MAEREAKDGRAEVGLKLTLNELQRRLRDFQQEYLKNKSPETVGTYRRALHEFERWFATQRGQFRFRVADVQRYKQYLMREKKLHQVSVSTYLTALRRFCQYLVDIGLLSENPARTVKGNRRPSSHSRSVLTRVEIEQLLAVLDQDTSQIGLRDRAIVHMMLFAGLSEVEIVRADVRDLDQTLLGWYLRVQGKGHTAKDQQVPLDPPVVEALQAYLNTRVPLHPSEPLFVSHGHRSEGQRLNTRSVRSRIKQHLEAAGITRRGVTPHSLTHTAALIWLNQGMSIEEVQRRMRHGTLETTMIYYRKQGLLNRDPEELKRLLG; encoded by the coding sequence ATGGCCGAACGGGAGGCGAAGGACGGGCGCGCCGAGGTGGGATTGAAGCTGACGCTGAACGAGCTGCAACGGCGCCTTCGGGACTTTCAGCAGGAGTATCTGAAAAACAAAAGCCCGGAGACGGTCGGCACCTACCGGCGGGCGCTGCATGAATTCGAGCGTTGGTTTGCGACGCAGCGAGGGCAGTTTCGCTTTCGGGTGGCCGATGTGCAGCGCTACAAGCAGTACCTGATGCGTGAGAAGAAGCTGCATCAGGTGTCGGTTTCCACCTATCTGACGGCGCTACGCCGGTTCTGCCAGTACCTGGTGGACATCGGGCTGCTTTCGGAAAATCCGGCCCGCACGGTCAAGGGCAATCGGCGACCGTCGAGCCATTCCCGTTCGGTGCTCACGCGTGTGGAGATCGAACAACTGCTGGCCGTGCTGGATCAGGATACCTCGCAGATTGGCCTGCGCGATCGGGCCATCGTGCACATGATGTTGTTTGCGGGATTGAGTGAGGTGGAGATCGTGCGGGCCGACGTGCGCGACCTGGACCAGACGCTGCTGGGCTGGTACCTGCGCGTGCAGGGCAAGGGGCATACGGCCAAAGACCAGCAGGTGCCGCTGGATCCGCCCGTGGTCGAGGCGCTGCAGGCCTATCTGAACACGCGCGTGCCGCTGCATCCGAGCGAGCCGCTTTTCGTGTCGCACGGGCATCGCTCCGAGGGGCAGCGACTCAACACCCGCTCGGTGCGCAGCCGCATCAAGCAGCACCTGGAGGCAGCCGGCATCACGCGACGCGGCGTAACGCCGCATAGCCTGACGCACACGGCTGCGCTGATCTGGCTCAATCAGGGCATGTCGATCGAAGAAGTGCAGCGCCGCATGCGCCACGGCACGCTGGAAACCACGATGATCTACTACCGCAAGCAGGGCCTGCTCAACCGGGATCCGGAAGAGCTGAAGCGCCTGCTGGGTTAA
- a CDS encoding ectonucleotide pyrophosphatase/phosphodiesterase has protein sequence MNRHAAVLRLVLLATLLVGWLTGCRTTRTTPVDDGPPPLLLISIDGFRADYLDRYAPPTMTALARKGVRAEALIPVFPSLTFPNHYTIVTGLYPDHHGIVANTMFDSTLGWFRLSDRDAVSDGRWWRDGEPIWVTAERQGLRTATYFWPGSEAEIRGIRPTYWVPYDGSIPGETRVRQVLEWLDLPDSLRPRFLTLYFSEVDHAGHEHGPDAPEVAEAVQRVDGYLRLLVDGLRARGLLDRVNLLVVSDHGMTATSRERVIFLDDYIALDDVQVVSWSPVLMLTPRPGRFEAVLQALQQAHPHLHVYRKAELPAHLHFGTHPRIPPIVGLADEGWTITTRTRFEQQPDRFPMGMHGYDPTLPSMHGILIAHGPAFARGRVVPSVENIHLYALMCRLLDLTPAPNDGSPEATELLLALETSTP, from the coding sequence ATGAACCGACACGCTGCTGTGCTCCGACTCGTTCTGCTTGCCACGCTCCTTGTCGGGTGGCTCACAGGATGCCGTACCACCCGCACGACCCCGGTGGACGACGGCCCCCCTCCGCTGCTGCTGATTTCGATCGACGGCTTCCGCGCCGACTATCTGGATCGCTACGCGCCGCCCACGATGACCGCGCTGGCCCGCAAGGGCGTACGCGCCGAGGCACTCATCCCGGTCTTCCCGTCCCTGACCTTTCCCAATCACTACACGATCGTCACGGGGTTGTACCCGGACCATCACGGAATCGTAGCCAACACGATGTTCGATTCGACGCTGGGATGGTTTCGGTTGAGCGACCGCGATGCCGTGTCCGACGGCCGCTGGTGGCGCGACGGCGAGCCGATCTGGGTGACGGCCGAACGCCAGGGCCTGCGCACGGCCACCTATTTCTGGCCCGGCTCCGAAGCCGAAATCCGCGGCATTCGCCCCACCTACTGGGTGCCCTATGACGGAAGCATTCCCGGCGAGACGCGCGTGCGCCAGGTGCTGGAATGGCTGGACCTGCCCGACTCGCTGCGCCCGCGCTTCCTGACGCTCTACTTCAGCGAAGTGGACCACGCCGGCCACGAACACGGCCCGGATGCGCCAGAGGTGGCCGAAGCGGTGCAGCGCGTGGACGGTTACCTGCGGCTGCTCGTGGACGGCTTGCGGGCACGGGGGCTGCTTGACCGGGTGAATTTGCTCGTCGTCTCGGACCACGGCATGACGGCCACCTCCCGCGAGCGGGTAATCTTTCTGGACGACTACATCGCCCTCGACGACGTGCAGGTAGTCAGCTGGTCGCCGGTGCTCATGCTTACGCCGCGTCCCGGCCGCTTCGAGGCCGTATTACAGGCGCTCCAGCAGGCCCATCCGCACCTGCACGTGTACCGCAAAGCGGAACTCCCGGCGCACCTGCACTTCGGCACGCATCCCCGCATCCCGCCGATCGTCGGGCTGGCCGACGAAGGCTGGACGATCACCACGCGCACGCGCTTCGAACAACAGCCCGACCGCTTCCCGATGGGCATGCACGGCTACGACCCGACGCTGCCCTCGATGCACGGCATCCTGATCGCGCACGGACCGGCCTTCGCCCGCGGCCGGGTCGTTCCTTCCGTCGAAAACATCCACCTCTACGCCCTGATGTGCCGGCTGCTGGACCTCACCCCGGCGCCGAACGACGGATCGCCGGAAGCCACAGAGCTGCTGCTGGCCCTTGAAACAAGTACGCCCTGA
- the dusB gene encoding tRNA dihydrouridine synthase DusB encodes MRIGTIELGERPLFLAPMEDVSDPPFRLLCKRYGADMVFTEFISSGGLVHESEDAVKKLDIYDEERPVGIQIFGGELEQVREAARIVDQIGPDVIDINFGCPVRKVVCKDAGAGVLRDLNKMRALTEAVVEVATRPVTVKTRLGWDDQSIRILEVARMLEDCGVQALTVHARTRAQMYKGTARWEWLRRLKELGLSIPIIGNGDALTPEKVKQMFDETGVDGVMIGRGAIGNPWIFRDAKIYMETGELPPPPSWEERVRVVAEHLELKCQWLGERKGVLEMRRMYGGYFKGFPGASRLRQLLMDKETKAEVLEILLNFRPDDPEIQVAVPRAVRAVPVALTARLPAPTRQKAQTVEAA; translated from the coding sequence ATGCGCATCGGGACGATCGAACTGGGCGAGCGGCCCCTGTTTCTGGCGCCCATGGAGGACGTGAGCGATCCGCCGTTCCGGCTGCTGTGCAAGCGCTACGGGGCCGACATGGTGTTCACCGAGTTCATCTCATCCGGTGGACTGGTGCACGAGAGCGAGGACGCGGTCAAAAAGCTGGACATCTACGACGAAGAACGCCCCGTCGGCATTCAGATCTTCGGGGGCGAGCTGGAGCAGGTGCGCGAGGCCGCCCGCATCGTCGATCAGATCGGCCCGGACGTGATCGACATCAACTTCGGGTGCCCGGTGCGCAAGGTGGTCTGCAAGGATGCCGGAGCCGGCGTGCTGCGCGACCTGAACAAGATGCGGGCGCTGACGGAGGCCGTCGTCGAGGTCGCCACGCGACCGGTGACGGTCAAAACCCGGCTGGGCTGGGACGATCAATCGATTCGCATCCTGGAGGTGGCCCGAATGCTGGAGGATTGCGGCGTGCAGGCGCTTACCGTCCATGCGCGCACGCGGGCGCAGATGTACAAGGGCACGGCCCGCTGGGAATGGCTTCGGCGGCTCAAAGAACTCGGTCTCTCGATCCCGATCATCGGCAACGGCGATGCACTGACGCCGGAAAAGGTCAAGCAGATGTTCGACGAAACCGGCGTCGATGGCGTGATGATCGGGCGCGGGGCGATCGGCAACCCGTGGATTTTCCGGGATGCCAAGATCTACATGGAAACCGGCGAACTTCCGCCACCGCCCTCGTGGGAGGAGCGCGTGCGGGTGGTGGCCGAGCACCTGGAGTTGAAGTGCCAGTGGCTGGGCGAGCGCAAAGGCGTGCTGGAGATGCGCCGCATGTACGGCGGCTATTTCAAGGGCTTTCCGGGCGCCAGCCGGTTGCGCCAGCTTCTGATGGACAAGGAAACGAAAGCCGAGGTGCTGGAAATCCTGCTGAACTTCCGCCCGGACGATCCCGAAATTCAGGTGGCCGTGCCACGTGCGGTGCGGGCCGTACCGGTCGCGCTGACGGCCCGTTTGCCTGCGCCAACACGCCAGAAAGCGCAGACCGTTGAAGCGGCATAA
- a CDS encoding YccF domain-containing protein — protein sequence MRLLGNLLWLVLGGLLVALEYALAGLLLCLTLVGIPFGLQCFKLALLALFPFGHTVREKPPATGCLALAMNVLWLLLGGVWIALTHLAAALVCAITIIGIPFALQHLKLARLALTPFGYEIVRLP from the coding sequence ATGCGCCTGCTGGGAAACCTGCTCTGGCTGGTGCTGGGCGGCCTGCTGGTAGCGCTTGAATACGCGCTGGCCGGACTGCTGCTGTGCCTGACGCTGGTAGGGATCCCGTTCGGCCTGCAGTGTTTCAAGCTGGCCCTGCTGGCGCTTTTTCCGTTCGGCCACACCGTGCGCGAAAAGCCGCCGGCCACCGGCTGCCTGGCGCTGGCCATGAACGTGCTCTGGCTCCTGCTGGGCGGCGTCTGGATCGCGCTCACCCACCTGGCGGCGGCGCTGGTCTGCGCGATCACGATCATCGGGATTCCGTTCGCCCTCCAGCACCTGAAACTGGCCCGCCTGGCGCTGACGCCTTTTGGCTACGAAATCGTTCGCCTGCCATGA
- a CDS encoding PLD nuclease N-terminal domain-containing protein yields the protein MRRLPVLLLLGATALLLAGCGPNLIERLQNFWALGFCGTVIVVLDILALIELANSQREFSSKALWALLIIFFPVGGLILYYFFGR from the coding sequence ATGCGTCGTCTGCCTGTACTGCTTTTGCTCGGGGCCACTGCGCTGCTGCTGGCCGGATGTGGCCCGAACCTGATCGAGCGTCTTCAGAACTTCTGGGCGCTCGGCTTCTGCGGCACCGTGATCGTGGTGCTCGACATTCTGGCGCTCATCGAGCTGGCCAACAGTCAGCGTGAGTTTTCCAGCAAGGCGCTCTGGGCACTGCTGATCATCTTCTTCCCGGTCGGTGGTCTGATTCTGTACTACTTCTTCGGCCGATAG